In a genomic window of Corvus hawaiiensis isolate bCorHaw1 chromosome Z, bCorHaw1.pri.cur, whole genome shotgun sequence:
- the TMEM252 gene encoding LOW QUALITY PROTEIN: transmembrane protein 252 (The sequence of the model RefSeq protein was modified relative to this genomic sequence to represent the inferred CDS: substituted 3 bases at 3 genomic stop codons), whose protein sequence is MPKCLFTLISLFMLLLSFSTLCLGVLCMSTDSSMCRCGKNKIVFYCLLALGLFLLVTGIFWSTFHEALKYRALGIFIRNPSHRELHVCTIDRPDFSPPSYEDSIDHEKLVSPLSVASTLKQQEFINIPLPPYSESSAEFVSETNEQEQPPPYTFSVXQQQTADQDPNPRVGLNSHLSTQEISCQQDTDFXKTSGRATPVKTXETGSQ, encoded by the exons ATGCCAAAATGTCTTTTTACTTTGATTAGTCTATTTATGCTCTTACTCAGCTTCTCCACTCTTTGCCTGGGAGTACTTTGCATGTCCACAGATTCCTCTATGTGCAGATGTGGAAAAAACAAGATAGTGTTTTATTGCCTGTTAGCTTTGGGGCTCTTTCTCCTTGTTACTGGCATTTTCTGGAGCACTTTCCATGAAGCCCTGAAATACAGGGCCCTTGGCATCTTCATTCGAAATCCCAGCCACAGAGAACTGCATGTCTGCACCATAGACAG GCCTGACTTCTCTCCTCCCTCTTATGAAGACAGCATAGATCATGAAAAACTTGTGTCTCCACTGTCAGTTGCCTCCACACTAAAACAGCAAGAATTCATCAATATCCCTCTGCCTCCATATAGTGAAAGTAGTGCAGAGTTTGTCAGTGAAACAAATGAGCAGGAACAGCCACCACCATACACATTCTCTGTgtagcagcagcaaacagctgACCAAGACCCAAACCCCAGAGTGGGGTTAAATTCTCATCTATCCACACAAGAAATCAGTTGCCAACAGGATACAGACTTCTAGAAGACCTCAGGAAGAGCAACACCTGTCAAAACATGAGAGACAGGCAGCCAGTAA